From Methanoculleus oceani, a single genomic window includes:
- a CDS encoding sulfide-dependent adenosine diphosphate thiazole synthase, producing the protein MTLNEVTISRAILEEQHRAFIDHLEMDAAVIGGGPSGLACAALLGERGVSCALIEKKLSIGGGMWGGGMMFQRIVVQEEARRLLDRFGIAYREFEEGYYVAKSVEAVAKLTSAACDAGVEFFNLTTVEDVVVRGDGRVGGLVINWTPVDMAGLHVDPLTVACTCTVDATGHDAMIARMIEKKGGELRVKGESFMWAERAESRILDHTKEVFPGLFVAGMAANAVAGECRMGPIFGGMLLSGERAAALVAERLGR; encoded by the coding sequence ATGACGCTGAACGAAGTGACCATCAGCAGGGCCATTCTCGAGGAGCAGCACCGGGCATTCATCGACCACCTCGAGATGGACGCCGCCGTCATCGGCGGGGGCCCCTCGGGGCTCGCCTGTGCCGCGCTCCTCGGGGAGCGGGGCGTCTCGTGCGCACTCATCGAGAAGAAACTCAGCATCGGCGGCGGCATGTGGGGCGGCGGGATGATGTTTCAGAGGATCGTCGTCCAGGAAGAAGCCCGGCGGCTCCTGGACCGGTTCGGTATCGCCTACAGGGAGTTCGAGGAGGGCTACTACGTCGCGAAATCGGTGGAAGCGGTCGCGAAACTCACCTCGGCAGCCTGCGACGCCGGCGTCGAGTTCTTCAACCTCACCACCGTTGAGGACGTCGTGGTCAGGGGCGACGGCAGGGTCGGCGGCCTCGTCATCAACTGGACGCCGGTCGATATGGCCGGGCTGCACGTCGACCCGCTCACCGTGGCCTGCACCTGCACCGTCGACGCGACCGGTCACGATGCCATGATCGCCAGGATGATCGAGAAGAAAGGCGGCGAACTCCGGGTGAAGGGCGAGAGTTTCATGTGGGCCGAGCGTGCCGAGTCCCGGATCCTCGATCACACGAAAGAAGTCTTCCCCGGCCTCTTCGTTGCCGGGATGGCGGCGAATGCCGTTGCCGGGGAGTGCCGCATGGGGCCTATCTTCGGGGGGATGCTTCTGTCCGGGGAGCGTGCCGCGGCACTCGTCGCAGAGAGATTGGGCCGGTAA